In Syngnathus scovelli strain Florida chromosome 11, RoL_Ssco_1.2, whole genome shotgun sequence, one DNA window encodes the following:
- the top1a gene encoding DNA topoisomerase I, like yields the protein MSGDHSHNEDQNDCGSRINDSHKHKYKEHKHKDHKKDKEREKLKHGNGEHSSEKKHRDKEKMKHKDGSTDKFKDKHKEKKMKIVDGKIKKENGFASPPHVKCEPDDDFYQSPRHDKSLKRERDDDEDYDFKPKKVKTENDRKDKKRKAIEDIKPKKTNKKGETVDGKKKAKKEPEEKWKWWEEERYTDGVKWKFLEHKGPVFAPPYEPLPSKVNFYYDGKPMKLSPEAEEVATFFAKMLDHEYTTKDIFRKNFFKDWRKEMTTDEKAKISDLKKCNFAEMSDYFKAQTEARKAMSKEEKLKIKAENERLLQEYGFCIMDNHRERIANFRIEPPGLFRGRGDHPKMGMLKRRIRPKDIIINCSKDSKHPQPPPGTKWKEVRHDNKVTWLVSWTENIQGSIKYIMLNPSSRIKGEKDWQKYETARRLKKCVDRIRTQYRDDWKSKEMRIRQRAVALYFIDKLALRAGNEKEEGETADTVGCCSLRVEHLKLYPENDGQEYVVEFDFLGKDSIRYYNKVPVEKRVFKNLQLFMENKEPDDDLFDRLNTSILNKHLQELMDGLTAKVFRTYNASITLQQQLKELTNVDENVPAKILSYNRANRAVAILCNHQRAPPKTFEKSMQNLQTKIEAKRDQLSDAKRELKSAKADAKVRRDEKSKKAVETKKKAVQRIEEQLMKLEVQATDREENKQIALGTSKLNYLDPRISVAWCKKWGIPVEKIYNKTQREKFAWAIDMADEDFEF from the exons ATGAGTGGGGACCATTCCCACAACGAGGACCAG AATGACTGTGGCTCTCGGATAAACG aCTCCCACAAGCATAAGTATAAAGAACACAAACACAAGGACCACAAGAAGGATAAAGAACGGGAGAAACTAAAGCATGGCAATGG TGAGCACTCGTCTGAAAAAAAACATCGAGATAAGGAGAAGATGAAGCACAAGGATGGAAGCACAGACAAATTTAAAGACAAGCACAAGGAGAAAAAG ATGAAAATTGTTGATGGTAAAATCAAAAAGGAGAATGGATTCGCCAG CCCGCCACATGTGAAGTGTGAGCCTGACGATGATTTTTACCAATCGCCGAGACACGACAAGTCTCTAAAGAGAGAGCGGGATGATGACGAAGA TTACGATTTTAAACCCAAGAAAGTAAAGACAGAAAACGAtaggaaggacaagaaaaggaaAGCGATTGAG GACATCAAGCCTAAAAAGACGAATAAAAAAGGAGAAACTGTTGatggaaaaaagaaagcaaaaaaggAACCAGAAGAGAAGTGGAAATG GTGGGAAGAGGAGAGATACACGGACGGTGTCAAGTGGAAATTTCTGGAACACAAAGGACCGGTGTTTGCGCCACCGTACGAGCCACTCCCCAGCAAAGTCAACTTCTACTACGATG GTAAGCCGATGAAGCTCAGCCCAGAGGCAGAAGAGGTAGCCACATTCTTTGCCAAAATGCTGGACCATGAGTACACCACAAAGGACATCTTTCGAAAAAACTTTTTTAAAGATTGGCGCAAA GAAATGACCACAGATGAAAAGGCTAAGATCTCAGACTTGAAAAAGTGCAACTTCGCTGAGATGTCGGACTACTTCAAGGCTCAGACTGAAGCCAGAAAGGCCATGTCCAAGGAAGAGAAATTG AAAATAAAGGCGGAGAACGAGCGCCTCTTGCAGGAATACGGCTTCTGCATCATGGACAACCACAGGGAACGCATTGCTAACTTCCGCATTGAGCCGCCCGGCCTGTTCCGTGGTCGCGGGGACCATCCCAAGATGGGCATGCTAAAACGCCGGATCCGACCCAAAGACATCATCATCAACTGCAGCAA GGACTCCAAGCACCCGCAGCCTCCTCCAGGCACAAAGTGGAAAGAGGTCCGTCATGATAACAAGGTGACTTGGTTGGTGTCGTGGACTGAGAACATCCAAGGCTCCATCAAGTACATCATGTTGAACCCCAGCTCAAGGATTAAG GGAGAGAAGGACTGGCAAAAGTATGAAACGGCCCGCAGGCTCAAGAAATGCGTGGACCGCATCAGGACGCAATATCGCGACGATTGGAAGTCCAAGGAGATGAGAATTCGACAGAGGGCCGTGGCTCTTTACTTCATTGACAAG CTGGCTCTGAGAGCTGGAAACGAGAAAGAGGAAGGAGAGACTGCCGACACAGTAGGCTGCTGCTCCCTCAGAGTGGAACACCTCAAACTCTATCCCGAGAACGACGGTCAAGAGTACGTAGTGGAATTTGACTTCCTGGGTAAAGATTCCATCCGATATTACAACAAAGTCCCTGTGGAAAAAAGG GTTTTTAAAAATCTTCAGTTGTTCATGGAAAACAAAGAGCCAGATGACGACTTGTTTGATCGCCTGAAT ACTTCGATTCTCAACAAGCACCTTCAGGAGCTGATGGACGGTCTGACGGCCAAAGTTTTCCGTACATACAATGCATCAATCACCTTGCAACAACAGCTCAAAGAGCTCACAAATG TGGATGAGAATGTTCCAGCCAAAATCCTGTCCTACAACAGGGCCAACAGAGCTGTGGCCATCCTATGTAACCACCAGAGGGCGCCACCTAAGACGTTTGAGAAGTCCATGCAGAACCTGCAGACTAAG ATCGAAGCTAAAAGGGACCAGCTGTCGGACGCCAAACGAGAGCTGAAGAGCGCCAAGGCCGATGCCAAAGTACGGAGGGATGAAAAATCCAAGAA GGCCGTGGAGACCAAGAAGAAGGCCGTCCAGAGGATAGAAGAGCAGCTGATGAAGCTGGAAGTGCAGGCCACCGATCGCGAAGAGAACAAGCAAATTGCGCTCGGCACTTCCAAGCTCAACTATCTTGACCCTCGGATCTCTGTGGCTTG GTGTAAGAAGTGGGGTATTCCCGTTGAGAAGATCTACAACAAAACCCAGCGCGAGAAGTTCGCCTGGGCCATCGACATGGCAGACGAAGACTTTGAATTTTAA
- the cyld2 gene encoding ubiquitin carboxyl-terminal hydrolase CYLD — translation METIPLLKEKFFIVTRGKSWKGFYRGCIGRVESETQRGELMGLLYSGGSNGPKKGGVVQKEDTYPLSRHQAQLLFFIPSVNKRLELLCNPQLFSAICELTVDDLVVVKHKKGHQPGVVKNLMQIGKKENKDDLQMLGFEVEFVDNAPALLSKKPAQMPLFSAADIIQVFPSYSIPMGLNSNPGQHGGTNKKVLRINSMPILKSHGQMKEKRTEQRSSSNTSCAPLEVGSMVEVVSNTGVTVYGVVRWLGVLEGKTSEWAGLELDYDVNGCSDGTYKGQRFFTCKISRALFVPVAKCNPDSRFVCSSIASDTNSQAEIPPVPPYVDSEEYVAPIAESEVMSLLVGRMKGIQGHINSCYLDATLFSLFSSSVTLDNICRWPADTVQPIVSTLRKIVNRLRRQGFVPAASVMNFRNQLGCDTFRTDEKDPEEFITILFQKVLGIEPLLKLRSRSESYQGAYTFQIFLEKEQMAQIPTVQQLMDTSCLSSDVKFEEMPSCLIVQMPRFGNKFKMFSHIIPSMELDIADLLYNSPRQCFICGELAEHECLQCLPDQKLHPGRIKQYCTTCNTQVHRHPSRLGHSPKPLAVPAEVATASPAARHTLQLFAVLCIHTSHYVAFVKYGSDPHSWLFFDSMADRCGDDQRGYNIPEIRACPELGDFLSMSEEEQARANPSCAPELVRRLLCDSYMFLYQKPAMTLSSTNHQGP, via the exons ATGGAGACCATCCCGTTGTTAAAAGAAAAGTTCTTCATCGTCACACGCGGGAAGTCGTGGAAAGGCTTCTACCGAGGATGCATTGGTCGGGTGGAATCGGAGACGCAACGCGGGGAGCTGATGGGGCTTCTCTACTCCGGGGGGTCAAACGGACCCAAGAAGGGAGGCGTCGTGCAGAAGGAGGACACCTACCCCCTGAGCCGCCACCAAGCTCAGCTCCTGTTCTTCATCCCCTCCGTGAACAAACGCCTGGAACTGCTGTGCAACCCGCAGCTGTTCTCGGCCATCTGTGAGCTGACTGTGGATGACCTGGTGGTGGTGAAGCACAAGAAGGGCCATCAACCGGGAGTGGTGAAGAACCTGATGCAGATTgggaaaaaggaaaacaaagacgATCTGCAGATGCTGGGATTTGAAGTGGAATTTGTG gacaatgctcctgctttacTATCCAAAAAGCCTGCTCAAATGCCCCTGTTCAGTGCTGCAGACATTATCCAGGTGTTCCCATCTTACTCCATCCCCATGGGACTCAACTCTAATCCTGGCCAACATGGTG GCACGAACAAAAAGGTGCTGCGCATCAACTCCATGCCAATTCTTAAATCTCATggacaaatgaaagaaaaacgtACAGAGCAGagaagcagcagcaacacatcatgTGCACCTTTGGAGGTGGGGTCCATGGTGGAGGTTGTGTCCAACACAGGGGTCACGGTTTATGGGGTTGTGAGGTGGCTGGGTGTCCTTGAAGGAAAAACCTCCGAATGGGCTGGACTCGAATTG GACTACGATGTGAACGGTTGTTCTGATGGGACTTACAAAGGCCAGCGATTTTTCACTTGCAAAATTAGCAGGGCTTTATTTGTCCCTGTTGCTAAATGCAACCCCGATAGCAGGTTTGTCTGCTCCTCCATAGCAAGTGACACCAACAGCCAAGCGGAAATACCTCCAG TTCCTCCATATGTGGACTCTGAGGAGTATGTGGCACCCATTGCTGAATCGGAGGTCATGTCTTTGTTAGTGGGAAGAATGAAAGGGATCCAAGGCCACATCAACTCCTGTTATCTGGACGCCACACTTTTCAG TTTGTTCAGTTCCTCCGTGACCCTGGATAATATCTGCCGTTGGCCTGCAGACACTGTGCAGCCGATTGTTTCTACACTGAGAAAAATAGTCAACCGTTTACGCAG ACAAGGCTTCGTGCCTGCTGCGAGTGTGATGAATTTCCGCAATCAGCTTGGCTGCGACACATTTCGAACAGATGAAAAAG ACCCAGAGGAATTCATCACAATTCTCTTCCAGAAGGTTCTTGGGATTGAGCCGCTGCTTAAACTCAG GTCGAGAAGTGAAAGTTATCAAGGGGCTTACACATTCCAGATCTTTCTGGAAAAGGAGCAAATGGCACAGATACCCACCGTGCAACAGCTGATGGACACTTCCTGCCTGTCATCCGATGTCAAGTTTGAAGAG ATGCCATCCTGTCTGATAGTTCAGATGCCAAGGTTTGGAAACAAATTTAAAATGTTCTCTCACATCATTCCATCCATGGAGCTGGACATCGCCGACCTACTTTACAACT CGCCCAGGCAATGTTTTATCTGTGGGGAACTGGCAGAGCACGAGTGTCTCCAGTGTCTACCAGATCAAAAACTGCATCCAGGAAGAATTAAACAATACTGCACAACCTGCAACACACAG GTGCACAGGCATCCCTCACGCCTGGGGCATAGCCCAAAACCTTTGGCGGTTCCAGCTGAGGTAGCCacagcttcccctgcagctcggCACACCTTGCAGCTCTTTGCCGTGCTTTGCATTCACACCAGTCACTATGTGGCCTTTGTTAAATACGGTTCTGACCCACACTCCTGGCTCTTCTTTGACAGCATGGCAGACAGATGCG GTGATGATCAAAGAGGCTACAACATCCCAGAGATCCGAGCTTGTCCAGAGTTGGGCGACTTTTTGTCCATGTCTGAGGAGGAGCAAGCACGGGCCAACCCTTCGTGTGCTCCCGAGCTTGTACGCAGGCTGCTGTGTGACTCCTACATGTTTTTATACCAGAAGCCAGCAATGACTCTTTCTAGTACAAATCATCAGGGGCCTTAA
- the snai1a gene encoding snail family zinc finger 1a, whose protein sequence is MPRSFLVKKYFAKQKPNYSELECQNDTSLDKYPLAELSSTATCLTAGLVWDLSVLPALYLPTSQTDPSTIPGPLDLSSPCSLSSSASSSGEEDEGRTSDPPSPEPVHTYAPRQRMKCTGVIAHVSPPEEEDREPPVSASRPAFLCKHCPKEYTSLGALKMHIRSHTLPCVCTTCGKAFSRPWLLRGHIRTHTGERPFSCPHCNRAFADRSNLRAHLQTHAEVKKYQCSVCSRTFSRMSLLQKHSSSGCCSAAV, encoded by the exons ATGCCTCGCTCTTTCTTGGTTAAAAAGTACTTCGCCAAACAAAAGCCAAACTACAGTGAACTGGAATGTCAAAATG ATACGTCACTGGACAAATATCCTCTCGCTGAGCTCTCATCCACTGCCACCTGCTTGACAGCAGGTTTGGTGTGGGACCTCAGCGTCCTGCCTGCTCTCTACCTGCCCACCTCCCAAACAGATCCCTCGACCATCCCGGGTCCTTTGGACCTCAGCTCCCCGTGCAGCCTCAGCAGCAGTGCCAGCAGTAGCGGCGAGGAGGATGAAGGGCGTACATCAGACCCCCCCAGCCCAGAACCCGTGCACACGTACGCTCCCCGTCAGCGGATGAAATGTACCGGCGTGATAGCCCATGTCAGCCCTCCGGAGGAAGAGGACAGGGAGCCTCCTGTAAGCGCAAGCAGGCCTGCCTTCCTCTGCAAACACTGCCCGAAAGAGTACACCAGCCTTGGGGCTCTGAAGATGCACATCCGCTCACACACCCTGCCCTGCGTGTGTACCACATGTGGAAAGGCTTTCTCCAGGCCGTGGCTGCTGCGCGGCCACATCCGCACGCACACAG GCGAGCGTCCGTTCTCCTGCCCCCACTGCAACCGAGCGTTCGCCGACCGCTCCAATTTGCGAGCTCATCTGCAGACCCACGCCGAGGTGAAGAAGTACCAGTGCAGCGTCTGCTCTCGCACCTTCAGCCGCATGTCATTGCTGCAGAAACACAGCTCCTCCGGGTGTTGCTCCGCTGCCGTGTGA